In one window of Poriferisphaera corsica DNA:
- a CDS encoding PEP-CTERM sorting domain-containing protein (PEP-CTERM proteins occur, often in large numbers, in the proteomes of bacteria that also encode an exosortase, a predicted intramembrane cysteine proteinase. The presence of a PEP-CTERM domain at a protein's C-terminus predicts cleavage within the sorting domain, followed by covalent anchoring to some some component of the (usually Gram-negative) cell surface. Many PEP-CTERM proteins exhibit an unusual sequence composition that includes large numbers of potential glycosylation sites. Expression of one such protein has been shown restore the ability of a bacterium to form floc, a type of biofilm.), whose product MSKSFSPSAIAASAILASCGMATFTSASMTVDGIITAADGYTYNQEMSFTYKNKGKGKDADEHIVAPETAWFRHKVNTSGIQVALTLPTGYVDNSYGDNSVGWDKNHKLTELSGSDKAYFLIRDKNNHDNNIFLKVDYLARKLEIEDKGKDAGKLKKNEYKDESKAKINGGKEIKADEKDANKLDPFWSEFSRSSSMEWNMNNFMLDGSGGLISGSESLVTDSPDTVSDSSYDLVDPSSYSDWRFDVTYEFSLTAAALAGAGITEVEILLQNIDDKKADEIVHASPSKYPENSIGNFTPVPEPASIALLLCGAGMVGARRRKNA is encoded by the coding sequence ATGTCCAAGTCCTTTTCACCAAGCGCTATCGCTGCGTCCGCTATCCTTGCGTCCTGTGGTATGGCAACCTTTACCAGTGCTTCTATGACCGTTGATGGCATTATTACTGCCGCTGATGGTTATACATACAACCAAGAGATGTCTTTCACTTACAAGAATAAAGGTAAAGGCAAAGATGCTGACGAGCATATTGTCGCGCCTGAAACAGCATGGTTCCGCCACAAAGTCAACACCAGTGGTATTCAAGTCGCTCTTACTTTACCAACGGGCTATGTTGATAATAGTTATGGCGACAACAGTGTCGGTTGGGATAAAAACCATAAACTCACCGAGTTAAGCGGTAGTGACAAAGCCTATTTCTTGATTAGAGATAAAAATAATCACGATAATAATATATTCTTGAAAGTTGATTACCTCGCTAGAAAACTCGAGATCGAAGACAAAGGTAAAGATGCAGGAAAACTAAAGAAAAACGAATACAAGGACGAATCTAAGGCTAAAATCAATGGCGGAAAAGAAATCAAAGCTGATGAAAAAGACGCCAACAAGCTTGATCCGTTTTGGAGTGAATTCAGTCGCTCATCATCGATGGAATGGAATATGAATAATTTCATGCTTGATGGTAGTGGCGGCCTCATCAGCGGCAGTGAAAGCCTCGTTACAGATTCTCCTGATACGGTTAGCGACAGTTCATATGATCTTGTAGACCCATCTTCATACAGTGATTGGCGTTTCGATGTTACTTATGAATTTAGTCTAACCGCAGCTGCACTTGCTGGTGCAGGCATCACGGAAGTCGAAATTTTGCTTCAGAACATAGATGACAAAAAAGCTGATGAAATCGTACATGCTTCACCTAGCAAGTACCCCGAAAATTCAATCGGCAACTTCACTCCGGTCCCAGAACCTGCAAGTATCGCGCTATTGCTTTGTGGCGCCGGTATGGTTGGGGCGCGCCGCCGTAAAAATGCCTAA